The genomic interval AGCACAAGGTTCAAATTCGAAAGAAGCGAGAACGCGAATGTAAACACCAAGCTCGCGTTCGTCGTGGGGTCCTTTGACTTGTGCCCAAAAAACCGCTCCGGACGAAAGCGCTGCGAGGGTCGAGGCGAGGAGCGATGCGAGGTGCGCGCGTCTGGTCGGTCACACTCTCACCTCGTCTCGCGACTCGTATGCCAGTGTACGCGGCAGAGGTTCATCACTTTGAACAATATTGCGTACTTTTGGTAGTACAAGTGCATAGTTGTCTTAAAAAAGTTAATGTCGTACCTTCGGTAGTacgtcagcatcaaaagtagctgcttacttttgtactttctcgttttacagccacgtacttacacattgacatctatgtactagagtgcatgtttcttacatcaaaacggcgcacaaaacagttcacagcgcggtNNNNNNNNNNNNNNNNNNNNNNNNNNNNNNNNNNNNNNNNNNNNNNNNNNNNNNNNNNNNNNNNNNNNNNNNNNNNNNNNNNNNNNNNNNNNNNNNNNNNCGCGGGATGTTAGCGGTGAGGGATTCTCCCCGAAGGGTACCCTCCTGGGGtaatactcttttatcgtcACTCATTTCCTTACTTTGAGGGGTAAGGCCCCTGCCCCTTTTAAAGAGGGAGCCGCTCTCCTCTGATTTAAGGGATGAGTTCCCCTGTGTTGCAGTTACGCCAACCGTTCACCACTGTCGGGGTTTCTTCCGGCAAGCCGCTAATCCAGGCCGGACCGTTCGATCCACAGGACCTACTTGTCTCCGCCTGGTACTGGATACGCTGCAACCCGTATCCAGAACCGCAGTAAGGAGCGGTTATCCCCGGTTTTTATAGAGGTTTTCCTTCCTCGCGGTCCTCCCTTTGCAGGCGACGACCCTCACTCCCGGCACCTACGGGCCGGGTTGCGAGTTTCCACAGCAGCTCTAAGAAGAGCCCTGCAGTAGGGCCGCCCTTGCGGACGGCGCTCCTCCAAGTCACGTCCGCGTCCCAGTCTACTCTGCTAATCAGAGAGGTACCCGGAGCGGACCCACCGCCCTGCATCCCCGTTGTCCCCTGCTACAGGAGAGACAGGGAGCAGAAAGTGGCGCACCCTTAACACTAGGCGCGCCTGCCCGCCTGGCCCAAAATGGGCTCCGCCGAGGCTGTGCCGCTCTTGGTCACCCTTTCTTCGAGCTGCAAACCCGAAGATCAAGGGCTCAAGCCCCCACCACGACAAGGTAGCGACACTCGGGGGGGGGGAAcaaccaacctaacctaacctaacctaacttaacctaaacctaacactaacctaacctaacctaacctaacctacctaacctaacctttttttttttttttttttttcggacgaCGCCTTCTTGTGGGCCCGAAGGCCCGCGGTTGGCAAGGTTTGCCCGGTGGGCCCTGCCTTTGGGCTCCCCTCGCCAAACCAAACCCCCCCACCCCAGTCACGTCGAAGAAGTCAGTCGTCACGTCCGGCGACCACAGCCCTTAAAAGGGCTGCACCGCCCGGCATCACTGGGCTAAACGCCCTCCGCCGATGGGGCTCACCTCGCTTTTCTGACCTAAAGGACAGGTACTTCGCTCAGGCTCACCTCCGTCCAAGGCGTCGGCCCGAAGGCCGGACGCCGCCTCTTGTGGGCCGCAGGCCCGTTGGCTGCAGGGTTCACCCGGTGGCCCTCTGCCTTTGGGCTCCCCCCGCCAAGCCAACACCCTCCACCCCGGTCGGATTATTTTGCCGCCGGCTAGCAAATCCACTAATGAATTTACTAGCCGTCGTTGCCCAGGATGCACCAGGCCCAGACGCTACACTTTCCTACCCCATGAGGCCAATGCCTCGATAGTAGGAAGTTGTAACGCCCGAGCACGCGAGGAGGAATCCGACATTGCACCccaacctaaccttttttttttttttttttttacctggggAAATCCTTTAAGGATATCACCGGCCCGGGGAGACCGGTGGGCATGTGGGAATCCCGCCCCAGAAGGGGGCGGTGTACCCACTAAAACCCCAGGGTGTTCCTCATCGCCGTCGTATCGCAGCCGGGCTGTGGGAACTATGCGCATCCATGGCCCGGCAACACGACAGTTGTCCAGCAATGGACACATCTCAGGTGGGATTGAAGCCCACCATACCACCGCTGAAGGCGCGCCGGAACACTTGGCGCGCCTGCCAGCTCGGGGACATTTTCGGCGGAGGACGGGCTTCCCCGTGCCCGTTACCCGCAGTCCCTATCAGGGCGGAATTGCGCGGTTGTTATGCAACCGCCTTCGCCCAACTCGCCTGCGGCGCAGGGGCTGGGAGGACGGGTCCTCCTCTCGCTCCCGCTCCGCACCCTCTTTAATCGCCATCACCTCCTCGCAATAGGAGGCCTCTCGCTGTCGGTCATGGATTTAACGACGGCCGGCAGCGAGAGGTCATTACCTATAACTGCCTTGAGGCTTTCTCGCACACCGTCAAAGGCGGGACACATCTGCAGCGTGTGCTGCGCGGTGTCTTCCGCCCCGCCGCAGTGGTGGCACATTGGTGTTGTCTCCCTCCTTGCGATCTTGCACAGGTACTTGCCGAAGCAGCCATGCCCCGACAGTACCTGCGCTAGGTGGAAGGAGACAACACCCCATGTCCTGTCGACCCATCTTTCCAAGACGGGCCGGACTCCCGATATGGTCCAGTGGCCGGCGCTCGGCCGCTCCAGAGCCTCCAGCCATTTCCGGAAGAGAGTTTGGCGTGAGATGTCTCTCCACCGCCTTATCTCTTCCGGACAGGGCCGTTCCCCTCTGGCGCGCGCCTCGGCTACCCGCTGGTAGACGTCGGCTAGCACTTCGGCATCCAGCTCCCACGGTGGGGTGCCCGCCAGTACGCAGGCCGCCTCGAACGAGGTGGTGCGGTACGCCCTCGATACCCTAACCGCCATGACCCTTTGCGGTTGCCGCAGGTGGGTCTTGTTCCGGGCGGAAAGGGCATTTACCCATATGGGTGCCCCGTACAGGGCCATCGACCGCACAACACCTGTGTACAGTCGGCGGCAGCCCGCCTTTGGCCCGCCCACGTTCGGGAGCAGCCGGCTCAGTGCCGATGCCGTGCCCACCAGCTTCGGAGCCAAGCGCCGGAAATGTTCTTCGAAGTCCCACCGGCTGTCGAGGACGAGTCCCAGGTACTTCATCGTCCTCCCGATGCCGATGGTGACTCCGCTCACCACTATGCTTGCATTTGCTGCAGGTGCCCTCGGGGCCCATGAAAGCAAATAGCCTCAGACTTATGGAGGGCAACCTCCAACCCCAGCTTCCGGATTTTCTCCACAACGTGGGCCACGCCGGCAGTGGCCAGCAGGGCCGCGTCGCGAAAGGTGGCACCGCGGGCCGTAACGAGGGTATCGTCGGCGTAACACGTTACGTCGACCCCCCCGTAAATTGGCACCACGGAGCACCCAGTCGTAGCCGATGTTCCACAGGAGCGGTCCTAAGACTGACCCCTGTGGGACACCGCACGACATTTCGCGTTCCACCCACTCTCCCTGCGCAGGGTACCGTATCGTCCTCTCGGAGAGATACGACTCCACTACCCTGCGCAGGTACTCCGGTACATTATGGAACCTGAGCGCCTCCTTGATCGTTTCCCAGGGAAGGGTGTTGAACGCGTTGGCTATGTCCAAAGACACGGCTAGCACCACTTCTCCCCGGGAAACTGCATCATCCGCCAGGGCCCTCACCCGCGCGATGGCGTCGATGGTGGATCTGCCCCGACGGAAATCCGAACTGGTACGCACTCAGATCCGGCCCTTGCTCCTCTAGGTGGTTTGTAATGCGGGCCGCGACAACCCGCTCAAACAGTTTTGCTCCCTCGTCAAGAAGTACGATCGGCCTATATCCCGAGGGGGAATCAGCCGGTCGCCCTTCCTTACGAAGGAGCACTAACTGGCCACATTTCCACAAACGTGGTATTGTGCCTTGTTCCAGACACGCGGAAAAAAGTGCCCTCACCTTTGTGTCCAAAGGCCCCAGCGCCAGCACCCAGGCGCGGCCAGGAGTGCCGTCGGGACCAGGGGCAGTGTTTCTGGCTTTAAGCCTTAGCACTGCCGCTCCCAGCTCTACTTCGGTCACCTCGGGTGGAAGATCCTCCTCGTGTTGGGACGCAGGAGCCATCCGCGGGGGCCGATGTTCGCCTCTCTGAGGAAATAAGGCTCCCACGATGCTGCTCACGAGGTCCGGCTGGAGACTTTGCGTGAGTGGGGGGGCCCAAGGACGAAGTTTACACCTCACCGACTTGTACGGCCGCCCCCACGGGTCGCTGTTCAATGTCTCCAGCATTTCCTCCTCCGCCAGGTCTTTGGCTCGGCCAATGGCTGCGCTTAGGGCTTGGCTGGCTGCCCTGTAGCTTGCGTATAGCCGCTCTTCTGCCGCTAGGTCTCGCCTCCTCCGCCTTCGGCTCCTGGTATACTGGCGTCTCGCAGCCACGCAAGAATTGCGCAGCTGCGTGAGCTCTGCGGACCACCAGTACACACTCCGCCTCGGCCCTGCGGGCTTGACCCGCGGCATCGCAGCGTCACACACCTGAGCCATGGCCTCACCAAGCCATGTGGCTTGCTCCTCCACCGTTCCTTCGGGCGCTTCCGGCCACGCCTGGACCAAGGCCGCCGCATGCAGCAGGTCAGGGTCAAGCCGTTTGACCGCCCACCTTGGGCTATCACCTTGTCGGGGACGGTTTAGGCCGTCCGAGGTAGTATGGTGGGCGGAGACTTTGAATCGGATATACCGGTGGTCCGATAGCGTCTCCACTCCCTCCATCACCTCCCAGCCTTGGACACGGCGCGCCAGGGCGGCATTGGCGAACGTGATGTCCACGATGGAGCCACCCTGTTGCCGCACGCACGTGTCTACCGTCCCTTGGTTAAGGACCTCCAACCCCGTAGCCACTGCCCACTCTACAAGCGTATGGCCGCGCGCGTCAGTCGCGGGGACCCCCACGCCACGGATTTGGCGTTAAAGTCTCCAGCGACCAACcccacctaacctaacctaacctaacctaacctaaccaaacctaacctttttttttttttttttttttttttaacgtgctGAAAATGCGCCTTATGCATGTCCCCCGCTCGAGGCAGCGGGTGGGGTCTGTCGGGCTCTCCCCCACGAGGGGGCATACCGACTAAAAACAACACGACCTTACCCTCTCGGCCCTTATGCGGACGCCACGGGATCGCGAACATTTCACCGCGACGCCGCAGGCCAGCCCGGGATGGGCTCCCTCTCTGCGCCCCTAGGATTTTAGGGGTGCTCGTCCAGGACGGCACGTGCAATGCGGGTCCGGGATTCCTCGCCCTCGCCCGCTGTGCCGCCACGTCGCGTCTGTCGTGTCAAGTTTGTCAATGTCCTCTCATGTAAGTCAGTCAGTTATGTCCTCTCATGTCGCGTCGTCGTGTCCGGACGACCACAAACCTTACCAGGCTTGGGCCGCCCAAAGGCTCCCCCTTACCTTTCCCTGTTTAATGAGAACAGGTACTCAGCTCGGGTTTACCCCCCTCAGACGGCGGCCACAGCCCTCAAAAGGGCTGCACCGCCCCGGCGGCTTGCGCCCTCCGCCCGATGGGCTCACCCTCACCTTTCCCTGTCTAATGAAGACAGGTACTCAGCTTGGGCTCGCCCCCCTCAAAAAGGCATTGGCCCGAAGGCCAAATGCCGCCCTCTTAGGGCCTAAAGGCCCGTTGGATGGCAAGGTTCGCCCGGCAGCTCCCCTCACCAGACCAACACCCCCCCTACCCCAGTCACGTCGAAAGTCAGTCACGTCCGGCGACCACAGCCCTTAAAAGGGCTGCGCCGCCTCGGCATCATTGGGCTTGCGCCCTCCGCCCGATGAGGCTCACCCTTACTTAATACCCATCATTTAAGACAGGCAAAAGCAAGGGCTTGCCTCCGTCTGTAAGGCGTCGGCCCGAAGGCCGGACGCCGCCCTCTTGTGGCCCGAAGGCCCGTTGGTTGGCAAGGTTTGCCCGGTGGCCCTCTGCCTTTGGGCTCCCCTCACCAGACCAACACCCCCTACCCCAGTCACGTCGAAAAAGTCAGTCGTCACGTCCGGCGACCACAGCCCTTAAAAGGGCTGCGCCGCCCCGGCATCACTGGGCTTACGCCCTCCGCCCGATGGGCTCACCCTCACTTTTCCCTGACCCTAAGGGACAGGTACTTCGCTCAGGCTCGCCTCCGTCCAAAGGCGTCGGCCGAAGGCCGGACGCCGCCCTCTTTGGCCCGCAGGCCCGTTGGCTGGCAGGGTTCACCGGTGGCCCTCTGCCTTTGGCTCCCCCCGCCAAGCCAACACCCTCCCCCCCGGTCGGATATTGGCCGCCGGCTAGCAAATCCACCTAATGAATTTACTAGCCGTCGTTGCCCAGGATGCACCAGGCCCAGACGCTACACTTTCCTACCCCATGAGGCCAATGCCTCGGATAGTAGGAAGTTGTAACGCCCGAGCACGCGAGGAGGAATCCGACATTGCaccccaacctaacctaacctaaccttttttttttttttttttttttttttttttttcggtggGAAAATGCGTTACGCACTATCCCTGCACCGTGGGGACGATGCAGGGGGTGTATGGGACTCTCCTCTCCCCTTCCTTCCTTCCAATTGGGAAGGAAGGAAGGGGAGAGGCCTACCCATTAAAAACCCACCGGTATTCCCTCACCAGCCAAGTATGCGGGTGCCATGGGAGCACTGGGAGACACCACGACACCCTCTGGCCGGCCCGGTCTAGCCGGGTCCTCCTCTCCGTGAGGGGGGATCAGGAATACTCGTTCCCCCTTACCCTTGTGGGTCGCTCTGGCTAGAAGGGGAGCCCCTATCCCCACTAGCCGACTCCACTAGGAAAGAATGGCGGCGAATTGTCGTCGCCTTCTTCCCAACCGTCTGCGCCGGAGCGGGTGCGCAAGGGGATCGTTCTCGCGCTCCCGCTCCTTCTCCTCCTTCTGCGAAATGATTTCTTCGCAGAAGGAGGCGACGGCCTCCCAAGAGCTCTCGCTCCCCAGCATGGCTTGCACGACGCTGGGGAGCGAGAGGTCGCCACCGATCGCCGCCATCAGGGTGCGGCGCCGCTGGGCCCAGGCGGTACACACTTCGAAAGTGTGCTGCGCCGTGTCCTCATCGGCGCCGCACTCGTGGCACGACGCCGTCGCCTCCCTTCCTGCAACCTTATGGAGATACCGCCCAAAGCAGCCATGCCCGGACAGTACCTGCACAAGGCGGAAGGTAAGGGACCCGTGTTCCCTCCGACACCAATCCTGGAGCACAGGGCGGATGGCTTCGATCGTGCGGAGGCCGTACTCAGCCTCCACTAGCTCATCCGCCCAGCGCTCCAGCACCTCTTCCCTCTGGACCTCTCGGGCCCGGGCCAGCTCCTCGGGAGCCAGGGATTCGCCACGTTCCCTGCGTTCCACTTTCGCCTTGTAGGCGTCGGCGAGCACGGCCGCTTCAATCTCCCAGGGGGGAGATCCGGCCAAAGCTCCAGCCGCTGCCCAGCCCACCGTCCGGTAGGCCCGGGCCATCTTACCGCCATCACCCTTTGAGGCTTGCGTAGCAACGCTTTGGTGGTGGCGGTAAGGGATTCTGCCCATATTGGTGCCCCATATAGGGCCATACTTCGAATGACCCCTGCAAACAAGCGTCTGCAGGGGGCATTCGGTCCGCCTACATTGGGCAGAAGCCGCCCCAAGGCTCCCGCCGCGCCTACGAGTCGGGGAGCCAACCTGCGGAAGTGCTCCCCGAACTCCCATTCTCCGTCGAGGGTAAGGCCCAGATACTTGATGTGGGCCTTCACATCGACGGCCTCCCCATTCAGGCGCAGGGTAGACCCTCGTGGCACCCTCCACCTGGGCCCTCGGAAGCAGAGAGCTTCCGTTTTCGGAAGGACACCTTGAGACCCAGCGCTTCGATGCGCCGGATCACCAGAGTGGCTCCCACCTCCGCCATCCTCCTCACCTCCTCATACGTGGTGCCTCGGACAGCAACGAGCGTATCGTCTGCGTAACAGACGACTGCCATCCGAGGCAGCACTCTCCCGCGGATGACCCAGTCGTAGCCAACGTTCCAAAGTAGGGGCCCTAGCACGGAACCCTGCGGAACGCCGCAGGCTACCGCCCTGGCCATCCGTTCTCCCCTCTTCCAATGTAGAGCACTACCCGGTCCATCAGGTAGTGCTCTACAATCCTCTGGAGGTAGAAGGGCACTCTGTGATAACGGAGCGCCTCCCCTATCACTCCGAAGGGGAGAGACCCGAAGGCGTTGGCAATGTCTAGAGACACCGCCATGGCTCCCTGGCCTCTCCTGGCCGCATCTTCAGTGAACCCCTTCAGAACGGATAGGGCGTCCAGCGTGGATCGCCCAACCCGGAACCCGAACTGGTTCTCCGCAAGATCCGGCCCTTCGCTCGTCAGGTGGCAGACGATCCGGGAAGCAATTATCCTTTCGAGGAGCTTCCCGGATTCGTCCAGCATAACAAGCGGCCGCCACCCGGAAGGGGAGTCCGCCGGTCTGCTCTCCTTCCGCAGGAGGACCAGGCGGCCCTCCTTCCATGCTCGAGGGAACCGCCCCGTGGCCAGACATTGGTCCATTAGGCTAACGAGGCGGTCCCCCAGGTGCTTGGTGGCTACTAACACCACCTTTCCCGGCACTCCGTCTGGGCCAGGTGCTTTCCGGCATCCCTTTAGCCGACCCGCCGCCCGGATAATTTCCTCGCCGTTATCGGGGAATATCAGGGGGCACCTCGGGCTCGACCGTAGGTGGTGCCATCCGCGGTGGCTCAAAGGGCGGGCTGGGTGGAAAGAGGCCCTCCACCACTGCGGCCAGTAGCCCCGGCTCAAAGTCTTCAGTGGGGGGGACATCTTGAGCTTGGCCCGTACCATTCGATACGGGCGCCCCCACGGATCGTCGTCTAGCGAGGCCAAGAACTCGGTGTGAGCAGAGTCCTTGGCCCGCGCGATGGCCGTCTGGAAGGCGGCTTTCGCTGCCCGGAGTTCAGCAAGCAGCCTCTCCTCCTCACCTGGCACCCGTGTGCGCCGTCTTCGGCACCTGGTGAAGGCACGGCGGGCGGCATCACTGGCGGTTCGCAGTTCCGCGAGGTCCTGCGACCACCAGTAGACCCTCGGTCTGTGCGCGGATCGGCGTGCCCTCGGCATGGCTGCGTCGCATATTGCTGTCAGGTCTTCGCGGAACCTGACAGCTCTTTCATCGACCCCCAAGGTGTTCAGGGGATCGGCGCTCCATGCCCGAACCATGGCAGCCTCTTCTGCCAACTCAAGGTCGAGGCGGGAGATAGCCCACTTGGGGAAGTCTCCACCCCGCTCACCCGCCGTCCGGGTCTGAGGCCCAAGGGGCGCCTTGGAGACCCTGAACCGAATGTAGGCGTGGTCGGACAGGGTCTCCACCTCCTCTAGGACGCGCCAATCACCAATACGGGCGCCGATGGCAGGAGTAGCGAACGTTACGTCCACTATCGACCCCCCTGCCATCGAAAGCAGGTATTGGCCGTCCCCTGGTTCTGCAGAACCAGGCCGACCATTGCCGCCCAGTCCCGCAAAAGTGCCCCTCTCTGGTCTGTGATGGGACACCCCCACGCCGCGCACTTGGCGTTGAGGTCCCCATCAGGACCACCTGAGCCGGTGATGCTCTCTGTACCACGGGCTCCAAGCCGCCCAGGAATTGCTCGAATTCCCTGAGGGCCTGTTTGGGAGAAGTAGACACCTATCACCACTACTTCCCCCCATTTCACTGCCACGTAGCCGGCACCCTTCTCCTTTCTCCAAGCCCTCGGTGTCCCCGACCCAGTTTTGCTGAGGAGGGACGTAGTAGGGCTCAGCAACCACTGCCACGTCAATGCGCCACTCCGCAAGGACCTGCATGAACAGGTCCTGTGCGCGCGCGGAGTGATTTGCGTTCGTCTGTAGGAGCTCGTAATGCAGGCGTGCTGGCATTAGGACATCTGCATCACGAGCTCCTCACTGGCCTGTCGGCTCTGAATTGGGATGGCCCTGGCCGCTGGGGTCCTCCCTCTTACCGTCGGGGGGATGCAGTTTGATCCCCCCATTCTGTGCTTATGCGGGCGGCCAGCTTGGGCACACACCGCGCATTTGGTCACCGCCTCACAAGTGGCCGCCAGGTGACCCTCAATGCCGCACCGGAAGCATTTTAAGCCGTGCTCCGCTTCCGATGGGCAGAGAGCCCTGGTGTGGCCCAGCGCCATGCATTTGTAGCAGCGCATGGGCAGGGCCTCGACCGGCTTTACGGCGGCCACCACCCACCCAACTGGGACTTTTCCCGCAGTAGCGATGGCCTTCGCAGCCACCGCCGGGCACCTTACGAGGGCCGAGCCCTGCCCCCATGCACTTGACCTGATGCCTCCGACCTTTATTTTGTCCGAGGCACAGCCACCCACTTTGGCCAAAGCGACGGCCAGCTCCTCGCGGCCAACTGTCTCATCAAGGCCCGTGACCTTGAGGTCAACGACCTTTGTTGGCCGCGTGACCTCCGCCTGGTCCCCGATGACCACCTTCAGCCTCGCGGCCAAGAGGTCGGCAGTGGCCTCAGGGTGCTCGCCACCCACCTCCAACATTCTGGAGCCGGTCATCGTCGCCCTTATTTTAACCGACTCAAGGCCGAGTTCGGCAAGACTGATGGAGGCCTTAGCTTTCGGGGCCACaatccaacctaacctaacctaacctaacctaacctaacctgggCATGTGGGAATCCCGCCACAGAAGGGGAGGTGTacccactaaaaaaaaataaaaaaaaaaaaaaaaaaaaaaaaaaaaaaaaaaaaaaaaaaaaaccagtgtTCCTCTTCGCTGCCTTTGTAGCAGCCGGGCTGTGGGAACTGTGACCATTCATGGCCCGGAAGCGCGACAGTTGTCCATTTGTGGACCCATCTCAGGGGACCTTACGTCTCCTTATTTCCATCTCTGTAGGCGCGCC from Choristoneura fumiferana chromosome 25, NRCan_CFum_1, whole genome shotgun sequence carries:
- the LOC141442070 gene encoding uncharacterized protein produces the protein MARAYRTVGWAAAGALAGSPPWEIEAAVLADAYKAKVERRERGESLAPEELARAREVQREEVLERWADELVEAEYGLRTIEAIRPVLQDWCRREHGSLTFRLVQVLSGHGCFGRYLHKVAGREATASCHECGADEDTAQHTFEVCTAWAQRRRTLMAAIGGDLSLPSVVQAMLGSESSWEAVASFCEEIISQKEEKERERENDPLAHPLRRRRLGRRRRQFAAILS